Proteins encoded together in one Benincasa hispida cultivar B227 chromosome 1, ASM972705v1, whole genome shotgun sequence window:
- the LOC120070285 gene encoding MLP-like protein 43 produces the protein MAQISQLSVDVQIKCCAEKFYGFFRNNMHHLVQMFPKNLHSCEFLEGNDFTSGSLMQWSYDIVGPAKVKAKVADVDEEKKSITYEAVEGDILNQYSLFKAKFQASDDEENGSTTVNWSIEFEKADENIPPPVAYLNFVSKLSMGLDAYLAIN, from the exons atggctcAGATTTCCCAACTCTCTGTTGATGTTCAAATAAAATGTTGTGCTGAGAAATTCTATGGTTTCTTTAGAAACAATATGCACCATTTGGTTCAAATGTTCCCCAAAAACCTTCATAGCTGTGAATTCCTTGAAGGAAATGACTTTACTTCTGGCTCTCTCATGCAGTGGTCATATGACATTG TTGGCCCTGCAAAAGTGAAGGCAAAAGTGGCAGATGTGGATGAAGAAAAAAAGTCAATCACATATGAAGCTGTTGAAGGAGACATACTGAACCAATATAGCTTGTTCAAGGCCAAGTTCCAAGCCTCCGACGACGAAGAAAACGGTAGCACCACCGTGAATTGGTCGATCGAGTTCGAGAAAGCTGATGAGAACATCCCTCCCCCTGTAGCTTACCTGAACTTTGTTTCAAAGCTCTCCATGGGACTTGATGCTTACCTTGCTatcaattaa